A window of Pantanalinema sp. contains these coding sequences:
- a CDS encoding dihydrofolate reductase family protein: protein MTLEAAFADLALPVGVGDRPYTFVNMITTLDGKAVVGGAGTTWTVGSDTDHALFKWLRRSCDAVLSGASSLTADEMPYPRVSETERERRVAAGLRPVPLWVVVSGRANVPPTLRLLKEGGEDVLVVVSASAPRDRVAALEAVVPVLRLGASSVPVGALVRKLREEYGVRRLYCIGGPTLNAAMLADGVLDELFMTLAPKIQGGRGMTTMIEGDARPPEALKTAKLLSAYQEEDELFMRYALSEAAKRLRSTP, encoded by the coding sequence GTGACGCTCGAGGCGGCCTTCGCCGACCTTGCGCTGCCTGTAGGGGTGGGCGATCGCCCCTACACCTTCGTCAACATGATAACGACCCTCGACGGCAAGGCGGTGGTGGGCGGCGCGGGCACGACCTGGACCGTGGGCAGCGACACCGATCATGCGCTCTTCAAGTGGCTGCGCCGCTCGTGCGACGCGGTCCTCTCGGGGGCCTCGAGCCTCACGGCCGACGAGATGCCCTACCCACGCGTCAGCGAGACCGAGCGCGAGCGGCGCGTGGCCGCGGGCCTGCGGCCGGTGCCGCTGTGGGTCGTTGTGAGCGGGCGCGCCAACGTGCCGCCCACCCTGCGCCTCTTGAAAGAAGGCGGCGAGGACGTCCTGGTGGTGGTGAGCGCTTCGGCGCCGCGGGACCGGGTCGCCGCCCTTGAAGCGGTCGTGCCGGTGCTCCGGCTCGGCGCGTCGTCGGTACCTGTGGGGGCGCTCGTGCGGAAGTTGCGTGAGGAATACGGGGTGCGCCGCCTCTACTGCATCGGCGGGCCCACCCTCAACGCCGCCATGCTCGCCGACGGCGTCCTCGACGAGCTGTTCATGACGCTCGCCCCCAAGATCCAGGGAGGGCGGGGGATGACGACCATGATCGAGGGCGACGCCCGTCCCCCCGAGGCCCTCAAGACGGCCAAGCTACTTTCGGCCTACCAGGAGGAAGACGAGCTCTTCATGCGCTACGCACTGAGCGAGGCGGCAAAGCGGCTTCGTTCGACCCCTTGA